CCTCTTGCTTACATGATGAATCATATTCAATTCCTGCCATCACCGTACGATTATCTCAGATTCCTTCCCACTGATGTTGAAATCTTCGACAAGTACTTAACACCGTTTATCCTAAATGAGCTTCGATATGGACAGTGAAAGATCCTCCATTAATTATTTTGCTTCGGGATGATGATTTTTCTCTTTTCTTTTTAACCCTAATAGTTTTTGATAATTACTTTTTGACCCTAGTATTTCTCCACATAACACAAATACACACAAATTGAATTTAATTATTTAGTGTTGTGCTATCACAACTTGATTCATTACTTCCTCAGGTAATTATATGTTTTCTTTTTAATAGTAAAAGTTTCCAGTTTTAGATCCATAAATTAATTAGATTCAGAGTCCGGTCTTTAAATATTCAGAATGTACTCAGATTGTACACATAAACCAAATGGTCACTTATATTAAAAATTCAGAAGCAAAAGAGTCTTTGATAATAAAAGACAGAATTATAACTATTAGTGTATTACTAAAACAAAAGAATTAAGAAGATGGCAATTTGATGAATCCATTTACAGTACAACCTCTATAAATTAATTATATTGGAACTTTGAAATTTTATTAATTTACAGAGATATTAATTTATTAAGATATATTTATTCTAAGATAAAAAAAATATTTGATTTTATAGACATTAATTGTCATTTTTTTGAAATTTGACATTTATATTAATTTTATTATATTATTTGGTGTATATAATATATATTGCATAGAATTTAAATATGATTTTATATATAATATTATTAAATCTCATCAAAAATATATTAAATGTTAAGAAAATATAAAGATAAATTTCATTGTGAATATAAAAATAATAATATAATAATAATTCTTATTTATATAAAATATGTATGCATATAAATTATTAATTTATAATTTTAATGCGACTATATATTTACATAAAATTTTCTAAAATAATATTATCTTATTATTTTATCGATTTGTGTCAAATTTTAAACCGGCCCAAATTGAGACCGATAAAATTTATTAATTTATAGAGATTATTAATTTATAGATTATTAATTTATAGAGGTTTCGATGTATATGGTTTCCGACTCATTCTTTGGTTTGATTTGGAACAGATATCATTGGAAACAGCTTGAATAACATAACAATAAACATCATTAAGATATCATTGGAGACAGCTTGAATAACATTACAGCAGTCCAATTGGTTTGATTTGGAACAGATAGCATTCCAATAACCTAACAAGCAACTTATTTGTAATAAAGCAAAACTCTTTCATTAATCCGATAGTAAGAAAGAGACATTGGAATAACAATAGCCCACCTTTTCATCAGCAAGCAAGTTTCTGGATAAGTTGGTCGCAGTCCACTGTTGTTACCATAACTGTTAAGCTCGCTTTCCCCTTCCAGCATCCAATGGCTATTGTTGATGAATTCACTTTGACTGCTTCAGACCCGTCCTTCTGAGCACCTGTAACAACCAAGAACCCGTTAAAAACATATCCAACATGACAAAAAGAAAAGTATCTTCTTAAAAATGAAACACACACCATCAACAAGAATAACAACGCAGTATCCCTCGGCTACTTCTGCTGCTTTCTGGCCAAACTGTGGATGAACAAAATCTGTGAACTTGATAGATTTGTATTGCAGGAGATTCTTGAAATCCACCATTGTTGCGTAAAGTAACTGCTTGGTCATGTAGGGAAGGATCACATGCAATCCCTCTGATGTTATCCGGAATGAGCAAGAGCCAGCTTCACATTCTCTCGCTGATTGTTTCTCCTGCGTTTTTGATACCCATACTTCTTAGTTTTGGTATATGACCAAGAGCAATATATATATATATATATATAAAATAGTGGTGCTTACAAACATCTTGAGGCCAACAGATGCGACCTTAATCTTCTCCCCTACCGCAAGGTTAAGCTCGAGAACATCCTTAACCGATCTTGAAACATAGTAAATCCTCTTCACGTTGCCTTTGGTGCTCGTGTCGCTGTTTCTAGTCACGAGATGGCCGTTGAGAGGAAAAGACTCATCGTTGATGCCGTAGAATCTCTTGATCCCGTCGATCACTGTTTCATCTCTCAAGAAAACAACAGGGTCAAGTCCTTTCCACTTCCCTTTCACTGGTGGTGGCACTTCTTTACCCAATTCTACAGTGCCTTCTTTGCTGGTGGTTTCCTTCTCAAGCTTCAAGCCATTGTCTGAAGCTGCTTCTTCTTCTACAACTATCTCCTCTTTATTCTCTTCAGGCTGAGTAGTAATCACAGTGTCAGAGACTTCTTCATATGAAGTTTTCTCAGATGAGTTTCTGCCTCTGGTATACCTTCTCTTCTCCTGAAAATCTGCAAAGAAAATTAATATTAAAGAACCAATTAGAGAGGTAAAGCACTTCAAAAGATCTTAAAACTCACCTGGTAGAGATGAAACTTTGTGAAGCACTGCGATAAAGAACCCCCCAGTGTTCTGATCATGAGGCACTATCCTCACACAACGTTCAAGAGGAAGATTACAGACTTCCTCAGCTGATTCATCAGAAGCTATTTCTCCTGTTGTTGAGTCTTTATCGCTTTTACCAGAAGGGAACATGCTTCTAAGAACTCCGTCTCTCTGCACTTTTGGAACATCTTTGTAAGATCTATACCAGCCACCTCTATCATGCACCTGAATCAACACATACACAAGCATGAGTGAACACTTATGTTTATACTTCAAAGAAAACATAGACGTTTCGTTCACCTTCCATTTCTTAAGACCTGGTCTTCGGATAAGTTCAGGAAGCTTATCTGAGACATCTACAAGCTCAACAGAGCCTCCACATCTCCTCAGAATCTGAACAATATAATCAATCAGCATCCAGAAGAATCAGGCTTACGGAGAAAGAAAGTAATGAATTTACTTGAGCAACAACAGCTTCATCTTCAATTGGGTTCATTGAGCAGGTTGAGTATACCATTCTCCCACCAACTTTTAGCAGAGACAAACCTGAAAGCCAGAGAATGCAGATATAAATCAAAACATAAGATTCTGCAAGTCAGGTCATTATTATATAAGCTTACCTCTCATGGCAATCACAACTTGTAGACTATGAAGTCCATTCCCTGATCCAGAGTTCCTGTGCAGTCATAAATAATTAAATAAATAAATAGATTCAAAGCAAGTGGAATAAAAAAAATGTTAATATGGAAACCATCTTCGCCATATGTCTGGAGCCTTGCGCAGAGTGCCAT
This sequence is a window from Brassica oleracea var. oleracea cultivar TO1000 chromosome C1, BOL, whole genome shotgun sequence. Protein-coding genes within it:
- the LOC106292165 gene encoding tRNA (cytosine(34)-C(5))-methyltransferase, coding for MGRGRRHRGRSHRNQSEESRENAPKPLKSDAPFDSTIQNRTWSNLDFEEYYKEQRIVKAEEWDSFIEILRKPLPAAFRVNSNGQFCDEILSMLENDFVKSLQAEAVESGEVEAIKPLPWYPNNLAWHSNFSRKEIRKNQTLERFHEFLKLETEVGNMTRQEAVSMVPPLFLDVHPDHFVLDMCAAPGSKTFQLLEIIHESAEPGSLPNGMVVANDVDYKRSNLLIHQTKRTCTTNLIVTNNEGQHFPNCNSIASEKCHHPIDQLLFDRVLCDVPCSGDGTLRKAPDIWRRWNSGSGNGLHSLQVVIAMRGLSLLKVGGRMVYSTCSMNPIEDEAVVAQILRRCGGSVELVDVSDKLPELIRRPGLKKWKVHDRGGWYRSYKDVPKVQRDGVLRSMFPSGKSDKDSTTGEIASDESAEEVCNLPLERCVRIVPHDQNTGGFFIAVLHKVSSLPDFQEKRRYTRGRNSSEKTSYEEVSDTVITTQPEENKEEIVVEEEAASDNGLKLEKETTSKEGTVELGKEVPPPVKGKWKGLDPVVFLRDETVIDGIKRFYGINDESFPLNGHLVTRNSDTSTKGNVKRIYYVSRSVKDVLELNLAVGEKIKVASVGLKMFEKQSARECEAGSCSFRITSEGLHVILPYMTKQLLYATMVDFKNLLQYKSIKFTDFVHPQFGQKAAEVAEGYCVVILVDGAQKDGSEAVKVNSSTIAIGCWKGKASLTVMVTTVDCDQLIQKLAC